From Granulicella sp. WH15, the proteins below share one genomic window:
- a CDS encoding SMP-30/gluconolactonase/LRE family protein: MLTPAGGSNVITGIGIFTGGLNSRAVGLLWHSGQASLVDDVRFLGGHGTNAADGSRINPYNNTHTADPDLHRPWDSQYPSLWVDKGGGTFANIWTPDTYAQAGFEVSNTSVPGFVYELSSEHHVRAEIKLKNVSNWNLYALQTEEESGESGNASSLEIDGSHNLTIANYHGYRVTHMEIPFPYAVRISNSTNIHFRNVHVDANSSIGLCDSSEKCRQAVRSNKVPFEDAIVDQTLHRSVRDREFAWLNLSDDKPSRVAAHRSTFTVAGGKPQKLATGFFNISGAAVDAKGQLYFVDSHFQRVYRWEPKSHNAIVIRDAPLDPVNLVFDKSGDLVVLSSGGRELTAYAFRPESPDAELSILKPTPTTENAGLTAALHVDYWFNGDFASTLSATRPYTYTTLQQMFETNLSSRKQLQFISPDHTLFIPTDPPIVQGEPYFGTKWAPVLEAYGLVKAISGKPFYATNEAEQRTYRGVVAGDGSLTKITPFVEQGGESLAQDAEGNVYLAAGQIFIYSPTGKLLDTIEVPERPHDIIFGGEDRRTLYLLTNHSLYSVRVIHPGL, encoded by the coding sequence TAGGCGGTCATGGAACCAATGCTGCGGACGGCTCACGCATCAATCCTTATAACAATACGCATACAGCCGACCCGGATTTACATCGCCCCTGGGATAGCCAGTACCCAAGCCTGTGGGTAGACAAAGGTGGTGGCACCTTCGCCAATATCTGGACACCTGATACTTACGCGCAGGCTGGCTTCGAGGTCTCAAATACAAGCGTTCCAGGCTTTGTTTATGAGTTGTCGAGCGAGCATCACGTGCGTGCCGAGATCAAGTTGAAGAATGTCTCGAATTGGAATTTATACGCACTGCAAACGGAAGAGGAAAGTGGTGAAAGTGGCAATGCTTCTTCTCTCGAGATAGATGGTTCTCACAACCTCACCATTGCCAACTATCACGGCTATCGTGTGACCCACATGGAGATACCGTTTCCGTATGCAGTACGTATCTCAAACTCGACCAACATCCACTTTAGAAATGTGCATGTGGATGCGAATAGCTCCATCGGGTTATGTGACTCATCGGAAAAATGTCGTCAAGCTGTGCGTTCCAATAAGGTTCCCTTTGAAGATGCCATCGTAGATCAAACACTGCATAGATCAGTCCGCGACCGTGAGTTTGCATGGTTGAACCTCTCTGATGACAAGCCGTCTCGCGTTGCAGCGCATCGCTCAACATTCACTGTGGCAGGAGGTAAGCCTCAGAAGCTGGCAACAGGCTTCTTCAATATCTCCGGAGCCGCTGTGGATGCAAAAGGCCAGCTCTACTTCGTCGATTCGCACTTCCAGCGCGTCTATCGCTGGGAGCCGAAATCGCACAATGCGATAGTGATTCGCGATGCCCCACTCGATCCAGTGAATCTGGTTTTTGATAAGTCGGGCGACCTTGTTGTTTTGTCTTCAGGAGGCAGGGAACTGACAGCCTACGCTTTTCGTCCTGAGAGTCCAGACGCTGAGCTCAGCATATTGAAGCCAACTCCAACAACAGAGAACGCTGGCCTGACCGCGGCACTCCACGTGGATTACTGGTTCAATGGTGATTTCGCAAGTACCCTCTCGGCCACGCGGCCCTACACCTATACGACATTGCAGCAGATGTTTGAAACGAATCTTTCAAGCCGTAAGCAGCTTCAGTTCATCTCGCCCGACCATACTCTCTTCATCCCCACCGATCCTCCTATAGTTCAGGGCGAGCCCTACTTCGGAACGAAGTGGGCTCCTGTGCTTGAGGCTTACGGCCTCGTCAAGGCTATCTCGGGCAAGCCGTTCTATGCGACGAATGAGGCGGAGCAAAGAACCTATCGTGGAGTGGTCGCAGGCGACGGCTCACTCACAAAGATCACGCCGTTTGTCGAACAGGGAGGAGAGAGCCTGGCTCAGGACGCCGAGGGTAACGTCTATCTTGCAGCGGGACAGATCTTCATCTACTCTCCCACGGGTAAGCTACTCGATACCATCGAAGTCCCCGAGAGGCCACACGACATTATCTTCGGCGGTGAAGACCGACGCACTCTGTATCTTCTTACCAACCATTCGCTGTACTCGGTGCGAGTAATCCATCCAGGCCTGTAG
- a CDS encoding MFS transporter, with product MEPIRSCIAARLDRLPWARWHWLIVIALGITWVLDGLEVTLAGTIGGVLKTSLRMSDAQVGQSATCYLTGAVIGALFFGWLTDRLGRKKLFTVTLLVYLLATAATALSWNFHSYSLFRFITGLGIGGEYAAINSAIDELIPARLRGRIDLIINSTYWLGAALGAAVTVILFNGHLVPEQLAWRFAFGLGALLGIGIIFLRHHVPESPRWLVIHGRNDEAEKIVHDVEETVVHETGQRLPPTTEEPVEIHPRTHTSLHEIWAAMTGENRTRTFLGLSLMIAQAFFYNAIFFTYALVLERFYRIPPTHAGYYIFPFAIGNVLGPVLLGHLFDTVGRKKMIALTYALSGALLLLTGALFEANLLTATTQTACWTVIFFVASAAASSAYLTVSEIFPLEVRAMAISIFYAVGTLIGGAGAPALFGHLIESRSRTPLFGGYIAAAILMIFAAIVELVLGVAAEGKSLEQISRPLSAKM from the coding sequence ATGGAGCCAATCCGATCCTGCATCGCCGCGCGTCTCGATCGACTCCCCTGGGCCCGATGGCACTGGCTCATCGTCATCGCCCTTGGCATCACCTGGGTGCTCGACGGCCTGGAGGTCACGCTCGCCGGGACCATCGGCGGCGTTCTCAAGACGAGCCTGCGCATGTCCGATGCGCAGGTAGGCCAATCCGCCACCTGTTACCTCACCGGAGCGGTCATCGGCGCACTCTTCTTCGGCTGGCTTACCGACCGCCTCGGCCGCAAGAAGCTCTTCACTGTCACGCTTCTCGTCTATCTGCTGGCCACCGCGGCTACGGCTCTCTCGTGGAACTTCCACAGCTACTCTCTCTTCCGCTTCATCACCGGCCTCGGCATCGGCGGCGAGTACGCAGCCATCAACTCCGCCATCGACGAACTTATCCCTGCCCGTCTGCGCGGCCGCATCGACCTTATCATCAACTCCACCTACTGGCTCGGAGCCGCACTCGGCGCTGCTGTCACGGTCATCCTCTTCAACGGCCACCTCGTTCCTGAGCAACTCGCCTGGCGATTCGCCTTCGGTCTCGGAGCGCTCCTTGGCATCGGCATCATCTTTCTCCGTCACCACGTCCCCGAAAGCCCGCGTTGGCTGGTCATTCATGGCCGCAACGATGAGGCCGAAAAGATCGTGCACGATGTAGAGGAGACCGTCGTCCACGAAACCGGCCAGCGTCTACCACCGACCACGGAAGAGCCGGTAGAAATCCACCCCCGCACCCACACCTCGCTCCATGAGATATGGGCCGCCATGACCGGCGAGAACCGCACCCGCACCTTCCTCGGCCTGTCCTTGATGATCGCGCAGGCCTTCTTCTACAACGCCATCTTCTTCACCTACGCCCTGGTGCTCGAGCGCTTCTACCGCATCCCGCCCACGCACGCCGGCTACTATATCTTCCCGTTCGCCATCGGCAACGTCCTTGGCCCTGTCCTCCTCGGCCATCTCTTCGACACGGTCGGCCGCAAGAAGATGATCGCCCTCACCTACGCACTCAGCGGAGCACTGCTTCTCCTCACCGGCGCTCTCTTTGAGGCCAACCTTCTCACCGCGACCACTCAGACCGCCTGCTGGACCGTGATCTTCTTCGTCGCCTCCGCCGCCGCCAGCTCTGCCTACCTCACCGTCAGCGAGATCTTCCCGCTCGAGGTCCGCGCCATGGCAATCAGCATCTTCTACGCCGTAGGCACGCTCATCGGAGGCGCCGGTGCGCCCGCACTCTTCGGCCACCTCATCGAATCCAGATCCCGCACCCCGCTCTTCGGCGGATACATCGCCGCCGCCATCCTTATGATCTTCGCCGCCATCGTGGAGCTGGTCCTCGGCGTCGCGGCAGAAGGGAAATCGCTCGAGCAGATCAGCCGTCCACTCTCCGCTAAAATGTAG